In Malus sylvestris chromosome 16, drMalSylv7.2, whole genome shotgun sequence, the following are encoded in one genomic region:
- the LOC126606374 gene encoding cell wall / vacuolar inhibitor of fructosidase 1-like: MKLKHEYKLTANRIRTNNPNKVSIFLFPSQKMSSSISRFSTLPFLLIVLLIAPPTTQSFFLPSDEGNDLIQTTCKKTPHYDLCLSTLQSNPDSSNADVPGLARIVSDALLANESDTLDYIHGLLKQSPEADLQKALANCAELYIPVVKFSLPQAIEAMGNGHFGFAKYGISDAAKEAEACEKGFGGGVKSPLTDRNALVDDLSGVAVAILNLLKG; the protein is encoded by the coding sequence ATGAAATTGAAACATGAGTATAAGTTGACTGCCAACAGAATCAGAACAAACAATCCCAACAAAGTTTCCATTTTTCTGTTCCCATCTCAGAAGATGAGTAGCTCAATCTCAAGATTCTCAACCCTTCCTTTTCTACTCATTGTTTTACTCATTGCACCCCCAACAACCCAATCATTTTTTCTTCCATCAGATGAAGGCAATGATCTGATACAAACAACATGCAAAAAAACACCCCACTATGATCTCTGCCTCTCAACCCTCCAATCAAACCCCGACAGCTCAAACGCCGACGTGCCGGGATTGGCCCGGATAGTATCCGATGCTCTACTGGCAAATGAAAGTGACACACTGGATTACATCCACGGCCTGCTGAAGCAGTCCCCGGAGGCAGATTTGCAGAAAGCATTGGCAAACTGTGCTGAGTTGTACATCCCAGTTGTGAAGTTTAGCCTGCCGCAGGCAATTGAAGCAATGGGAAATGGGCACTTTGGGTTTGCAAAGTACGGGATTTCTGATGCTGCAAAGGAGGCTGAGGCATGCGAGAAGGGTTTTGGAGGAGGAGTGAAGTCTCCTCTCACTGATAGGAATGCTCTTGTGGATGATCTTTCTGGTGTGGCTGTTGCCATTCTCAATTTATTAAAGGGTTGA